The DNA region TTCCGCGCCCGTCCTCGGCCAGCCACGCCTCACGGCCGTGCTGCGGCAGGTCGAGGTAGTGCGCGCGGACCTCGTCGAACCCGTGGACCGACGGCGGCATCCAGGGCGCGGCGGCGGCGCGGGCCGCCCAGAACAGGTCGGCCAGCCCGGGCAGGTCCTCCTCCGTCGCCGGGCGGACGAGCAGGTCGGACCGCAGGTCCATCAGTGGATCTCGCGCACCACGTCGAGTGCGTGCTGGAGGTCGGCGGGGTACGCCGACTCGTACTCGACGTACTTGCCCGTGTCCGGGTGCTCGAAGCCGAGGCGGACCGCATGCAGCCACTGCCGGGTCAGGTCCAGGCGACGGGCGAGCACCGGGTCCGCGCCGTAGGTGAGGTCGCCGGCGCACGGGTGCTTCAGGGCGGACATGTGCACCCGGATCTGATGGGTGCGTCCGGTCTCGAGGTGGACCTCGAGCAGGCTGGCGAAGCGGTGCGCCTCGAGGGTCTCGTAGTGGGTCACGCTCGGCCGGCCCCCGTCGAGGACGGCGAACTTGTAGTCGGCGCCCGGGTGTCGACCGATGGGTGCATCCACGGTGCCGGCGAGTGGGTCGGGGTGGCCCTGCACCAGCGCGTGGTAGGTCTTGTCCACGGTGCGCCGGCGGAACGCGTTCTTCAGCACCGAGTAGGCGTGCTCGGACTTGCAGACCACCATCACCCCGGACGTGCCGACGTCGAGGCGCTGGACGATCCCCTCACGCTCCTTGGCGCCGGAGGTGGAGATCCGGAAGCCCGCGCCGGCGAGGTGACCGACCACCGTCGGTCCGCGCCACCCCGGGGACGGGTGCACCGCGACGCCGACCGGCTTGTCGATGACGACGATCGACTCGTCGTCGTGGATGATCCCGATCCCCTCGACGATCTCGGGCACCACCGCGAGCGGATCGGTCTCCTGCGGGAGCTCGACGTCGAGGATCGCACCGCCCAGCACCCGCTCGCTCTTGGCGACGCCGGCGCCGTCGAGGCGGACCAGGCCCGAGGCGATCAGATCGGCGGCCCGGCTCCGGGAGACGCCGAAGAGCTGCGCCATGGCGACGTCGAGGCGCTCACCGTCGAGGCTCTCGGGAACCGCCAGGCTGCGGTGGTCGCTGGTCGTCACGACTCGTCCCCTTCCTTCTCGCCCGGCGCGTCGGCGGTGGTGGTCGGGGGGCCATCAGCGTCCGCGCCGGTGCCACCGTCCGTGTCTTCCCGACCTGCGTCAACCCGGTCATCGGCGACCTGGTCGGCGTCATCCAGGTCGGCGTCGTCCAGGTCGGCGTCATCCAGGTCGGCGTCGTCCAGGTCGGCGTCATCCCGGTCGGCGTCGATCCGGGTGCCGTCGAGGCCGATGCCGCGGAAGACCAGGATCAGGATCAGCACGGCGCCGATGTTGATGCAGATGTCGGCCACGTTGAAGATCGGCCAGTTCGGCAGCATCAGGAAGTCGACGACGTGGCCGTGGAAGGCCTGCGGGTCGCGGAAGAGCCGGTCGAAGAGGTTGCCGTCGATGCCGGCCAGCAGGAAGCCCAGGGCGACCGCCCAGGCCCAGTGCCGCAGACGCAGGCTGAGCACCAGCACCACGACGGTGGCGACGATGGCCAGGCAGGTGATCGCGACGGTGAACTCGGTGCCCAGGCTGAACGCCGCGCCCGGGTTGTAGGCCAGTCGCAGCTGCAGGACGTCGCCGATCAGCTGCTTGTCGGGCTGCCCGGTGAGGTGCTCGACCGCCAGGTGCTTGGTGTACTGGTCCAACCCGAAGCAGGTCAGCGCCACCGCGGCGAAGATCCACCACGCCCGCCACCGACTCCGGCTGTTCTTCTCGGGCGTTCCTCCGGCGCCGGGAACGCCGTCCGGGTCGCCTATCGACGTTCCTCGCGCTGCTTGCATGTCATGCACAGTGTGGCACGGGGAAACGCCATCAACCGCA from Nocardioides sambongensis includes:
- the lspA gene encoding signal peptidase II → MQAARGTSIGDPDGVPGAGGTPEKNSRSRWRAWWIFAAVALTCFGLDQYTKHLAVEHLTGQPDKQLIGDVLQLRLAYNPGAAFSLGTEFTVAITCLAIVATVVVLVLSLRLRHWAWAVALGFLLAGIDGNLFDRLFRDPQAFHGHVVDFLMLPNWPIFNVADICINIGAVLILILVFRGIGLDGTRIDADRDDADLDDADLDDADLDDADLDDADQVADDRVDAGREDTDGGTGADADGPPTTTADAPGEKEGDES
- a CDS encoding RluA family pseudouridine synthase: MTTSDHRSLAVPESLDGERLDVAMAQLFGVSRSRAADLIASGLVRLDGAGVAKSERVLGGAILDVELPQETDPLAVVPEIVEGIGIIHDDESIVVIDKPVGVAVHPSPGWRGPTVVGHLAGAGFRISTSGAKEREGIVQRLDVGTSGVMVVCKSEHAYSVLKNAFRRRTVDKTYHALVQGHPDPLAGTVDAPIGRHPGADYKFAVLDGGRPSVTHYETLEAHRFASLLEVHLETGRTHQIRVHMSALKHPCAGDLTYGADPVLARRLDLTRQWLHAVRLGFEHPDTGKYVEYESAYPADLQHALDVVREIH